DNA sequence from the Butyricimonas faecalis genome:
TTTTTCTGCATTCTTTTTTTGTCCCAATTTTTCATAAACGAATGCTATTACATCATAATAATTATAATTCAATAGTTTTGCAGTACTTTTATTTTGTTCTTCCTGTAATTCGATTAATAAATTCAGGATTTGGTTCAATTTATTCTTATTCTTCGTTTGTGTAGCAATATAACGATAACTATTTACAACAAAACGACTTTCATTTTTCAAAAGATTTAAACGATTTCCAAAATCCAATAACTTTGACATCATATCAACATCATTATCTAAACGAGAATTAATGATCTCCAATTCGCATAGCAATGTAGGAAAGCCTTTAACAATATTCGTTTGTAACATCCCTCTAAATCTCTCTATTTTAGCACGAAGGACATCCAAGGAATCAATATCATTTACACAAATGGTCTTTTTAGTCAGTTCTTTCATAACTTGCACCATTCCGCTTTTAAGCTGTCGTTCCAATTTATAACGATCTACATTCAATTGGAACTGAAATTTTTCAATTTGATTTAAAATAAATTCGTAAGCATCCGTTTCCGGGTCTGTTATATACGCGCCAACAAGTTTCCAAATTGCAGGATCCAGTAATTTTTCAACAGGTATTGTTTCTACATAATCCGTAACAATCTTTTTTATCGGACCTCGTAAAAAAGCCCCATTCAACGCGTCAACATAATCGCGAACGGTTTCGAAATCTCGTTCTCCACGTTCATACTTTTCTCGCAAGACAAAAAGTGTTTTTCCTTCTAACCCACCTTTCATTCCTGCAATTAATTCATCAGCTACATGAAATCCAGCCATTTGGTGTATCACTTCTCCATCCGAATTAATCAACAACATCGAAGGATAACCGATAATATATTTTTCATATTTTTTCTGCAACATTTTGCCATCCCCCTTCTCCATATCATATTTCACATTTACAAAATGAGCATTAAAAAAATCACCGACTTTTTTTTGTGAAAAAATTTCTTTAGCCAAAACTTTACATGGTCCACACCAGACTGTATAACAGTCCATAAAAATCATTTTATTTTGCTCTTTTGCTTGCTTCAAAACCTCTTGCCAAGGTTGATTATCCATAAAATGAATTCCATCTTGTTCTTCTTGTCCAAATAAAACATTTGAACTTATAATAAATAATGCTGCAAGAATTATTCTACTTATCATTTTTTTACATATTAATTGATACAATTATTTTTCAGGTAATACGACATGAAAGTTTGTCAAGAGATATTCTTTCACCAAATCAACTTTTCTCTTTACATTTTCATTTTTAGCATAATATGCTTCTTTTTCTTCCTGACTTTTAAACATTATAAAAGCTACATAATCTCCAAAATCCTGTGCAAAAGTTGTTACATGCAGTCTAGTTCCAGAAGAATTATATTTACCTTTCCTTCCAAATTTCAAAATGGCATATTTCCCCACGATATCTGTTGAAGAAGCAAGATAAGCGTTTTTTGAGACTGTTCCAGAAGGTAACGTGACACTCGGATTATACCCGTCATTACTTATTTGAGCAAATTCCGTAGGTTCCGGCCAACTATCAAGCATTCGTTCTACAAAAAGTGATAACCAAGCATCTCGTAACTCTTTTTTATCCAAATCAACAAATCGTTCTCCAACTCGTCCTAAAATAAGCTTGCTTTTCAATAAATGGCCATTCCATTCATTGTATGATCCCCATAAAGAATCTGTCAAATATACATTATATGATATATACTTCCGCAATTCCGTAGGAAGTATTCCCAACACCTCCGTATCTAAAAAATCAAGTACATCAATAATACAATTCTCTTTAGGATATTTATACTTAGGCAAGGTTATCAACGTTGACCAATCATATCGAAGATCCAAATCATCAAACTTGTATATGAAATAACTTCCATATTTCTCGTACATCTCTTTGACTTTTGCATTTACCGGGGTATCATCCGACAAAACAATTTGAGATGGCACGTTAACATCTGTAGAGGCGTCTTCATCAACACAAGCAATCATCAGGTATCCCCACAAAACAACGAATAAACATATTATATTTTTCATATTTCATTCATTTTATATTAATTTATTCCATTTCTTTTAGGGCGAGGATTATTTAAGTCCGGATTATACTCTCGTTCCGATTTTGGAAAATTTATGATATATGCCATATCCTTTTCTGTCAATTGATATACTTCGCCCCCTTGCCATACATGGGTTAATTCGGGTTGTCCGGTTCTTCGTAAATCCCACCAACGATGGTGTTCTTCAAAACATAACTCCCGTCTTCTCTCTTCCCAGACAAAATGCAGTAACGCATCATCACTTAGAAAATCTGCAGTTTCTAAGTTCGTATAGTGCGTTATACGATTTTCCCGTAATTTATTCAAATAATACAATGCCCGATCTTTATTGGGATTTTCTTTTCGCACATACGCTTCGGCTAAAGAAATATACACTTCGCCGGTTCGGAATGCACTTTGATAATCATCTCCGG
Encoded proteins:
- a CDS encoding thioredoxin family protein, translated to MISRIILAALFIISSNVLFGQEEQDGIHFMDNQPWQEVLKQAKEQNKMIFMDCYTVWCGPCKVLAKEIFSQKKVGDFFNAHFVNVKYDMEKGDGKMLQKKYEKYIIGYPSMLLINSDGEVIHQMAGFHVADELIAGMKGGLEGKTLFVLREKYERGERDFETVRDYVDALNGAFLRGPIKKIVTDYVETIPVEKLLDPAIWKLVGAYITDPETDAYEFILNQIEKFQFQLNVDRYKLERQLKSGMVQVMKELTKKTICVNDIDSLDVLRAKIERFRGMLQTNIVKGFPTLLCELEIINSRLDNDVDMMSKLLDFGNRLNLLKNESRFVVNSYRYIATQTKNKNKLNQILNLLIELQEEQNKSTAKLLNYNYYDVIAFVYEKLGQKKNAEKAMLDYEQLEKVRSEEVHSIIKK